The proteins below are encoded in one region of Ferroplasma acidiphilum:
- a CDS encoding HAD-IB family phosphatase yields the protein MIKLIFFDMDGVLTVEKSSWFYVNNRLGINNRENYLKYISGKLDYYDFFRMDIAAWREKYPEITMEEIKGILDEIPVIPGIEKCMAYLKKNKIISVIVSGGISWLSDRLKNSFGIDEAYANRIFSDHEGKLIPEGEVQVNPMRKDIVMEKIMAEHNVSPKDCIALGDSESDYSMYKAVNNFIAFNSDSDLLSRVARINLSGNIDSIIDYINE from the coding sequence ATGATCAAATTAATTTTCTTTGACATGGATGGAGTACTTACAGTAGAAAAGAGCAGCTGGTTCTATGTGAATAACCGCCTGGGCATAAACAACAGGGAAAATTATTTGAAATATATAAGTGGAAAGCTTGATTACTACGATTTTTTCAGAATGGACATAGCTGCATGGCGCGAAAAATATCCAGAAATCACCATGGAAGAGATAAAAGGCATACTGGATGAGATACCCGTAATACCGGGGATTGAAAAATGCATGGCATACCTGAAGAAAAATAAAATTATATCAGTAATTGTTTCGGGAGGCATCTCATGGCTCTCAGACAGGCTTAAAAACAGTTTTGGAATTGATGAAGCATATGCCAACAGGATTTTTTCTGATCATGAGGGCAAATTAATTCCTGAGGGTGAGGTACAGGTAAATCCAATGAGAAAGGATATAGTAATGGAGAAAATAATGGCAGAGCATAACGTATCTCCTAAGGATTGCATCGCTCTCGGGGATTCGGAATCAGATTATTCTATGTATAAAGCTGTGAATAATTTCATTGCATTTAATAGTGATAGCGATCTTCTGTCCAGAGTTGCTAGAATAAATTTGAGTGGCAATATAGATTCGATTATCGATTATATAAATGAATAA
- the proS gene encoding proline--tRNA ligase → MENKKIDFSEWYNEIIDIAKLSDKRYNIKGMNVWLPYGLKIIHSIDSLLREYSDDGGIEEVSFPVLISREQLEVEFEHVKGFENEIYWVTKGGTTPLDIDLALRPTSEAAMYTMFPLWIRSHTDLPFRIYQIVNVYRYETKHTRSFIRVREIHFYEAHTAHVDFEDAEKQMDEYLKIMERLSDDLCIYFSMDVRPDWDKFPGAMYSVAFDTPMPGYRSLQIGTIHEYGENFAKNYGIKYLDENGDMKYVSQTTFGLSERLMAAVIGIHGDDKGLVLPYKLAPVQVIIVPIPSDNYDEIIEYSNGIKSKLMEIGIRCQIDNSDYTPGYKFNEWEMRGVPVRIEIGKREVNDKTLTISLRTRKKKIKIELEEISNMYQYLKEVNFDIKSKASEFYMANKIFIDSLEKIKEDKMVTAYWCGSKACSDEIESLSEKAALGAVRNDNTSGPCIVCGSPGKLSAFSRTY, encoded by the coding sequence ATGGAAAATAAAAAAATTGATTTCAGTGAATGGTACAATGAAATTATTGACATTGCAAAATTGAGCGATAAGCGGTATAACATTAAAGGAATGAATGTCTGGCTCCCCTATGGGCTTAAAATAATACACTCCATAGATTCGCTTCTCAGGGAATACTCGGATGATGGCGGGATAGAAGAGGTGAGTTTTCCTGTATTAATCTCCAGAGAACAGCTGGAGGTTGAGTTCGAACATGTCAAAGGGTTTGAAAACGAGATATACTGGGTGACAAAGGGCGGAACCACACCACTGGATATAGACCTTGCACTAAGGCCTACCAGCGAGGCTGCAATGTATACAATGTTTCCACTCTGGATTAGATCCCACACAGACCTCCCATTCAGAATATACCAGATAGTAAATGTATACAGATATGAGACAAAGCACACAAGGTCATTTATCCGTGTCAGAGAAATCCATTTTTACGAAGCACATACAGCACATGTGGATTTTGAAGATGCAGAGAAGCAGATGGATGAATACTTAAAAATAATGGAAAGGCTCTCAGATGACCTGTGCATATATTTCTCAATGGATGTCCGGCCTGACTGGGATAAGTTTCCAGGGGCTATGTATTCAGTTGCATTTGACACGCCAATGCCAGGGTATAGAAGCCTTCAAATAGGGACAATACACGAATACGGTGAAAATTTCGCTAAAAATTATGGAATAAAATACCTGGATGAGAATGGTGATATGAAATACGTTTCACAGACAACTTTCGGACTCAGTGAAAGGCTTATGGCAGCTGTAATAGGAATCCATGGAGACGATAAAGGGCTTGTATTGCCATACAAACTTGCACCGGTTCAGGTAATAATAGTGCCCATACCTTCAGATAATTACGATGAAATAATTGAATATTCAAACGGAATTAAATCAAAGTTGATGGAGATTGGAATCAGGTGCCAGATTGATAACAGCGATTACACACCGGGCTACAAATTTAATGAATGGGAAATGAGGGGAGTTCCTGTGAGAATAGAAATAGGAAAGCGGGAGGTAAACGATAAAACACTTACAATTTCATTAAGGACAAGAAAGAAAAAGATAAAAATTGAGTTAGAAGAGATAAGCAATATGTACCAGTACCTGAAAGAAGTAAATTTCGATATTAAATCAAAAGCATCGGAGTTTTATATGGCAAATAAAATATTCATTGACAGCCTGGAAAAAATAAAGGAAGATAAAATGGTTACTGCATACTGGTGCGGTTCAAAGGCTTGCTCTGACGAAATAGAATCCTTATCGGAAAAAGCGGCTCTAGGTGCAGTGAGGAACGATAATACCTCTGGTCCGTGCATTGTATGTGGCAGTCCAGGGAAACTATCCGCGTTTTCGAGGACATATTAG
- a CDS encoding TDT family transporter, whose protein sequence is MAYKGLDSTWFPVVLGTLSVSLAFFIIYLVFHNVLIFNIGKIIYFIVLIFFAFVFASWIYRYIKNKKLIKEDYNDMTKLSFLAFLGIFYYAFAFFYVAYVGVNAFVAYLFYYLLFLFYILVLVINIILNYNLYTNKYSFDRITYAILVPNVVMSANIILTSIMLTPPMSGYYNTTILRTVYFMVMVAFGISFFQFLFVGISAYISHISNKPNYLQTVPAAMIPVGASSMLIINIMFMPQFNYIGIFNVPLNLAIDISVILWGFDLFLFLVSGAIAITHIKKRQSMTVWAYVFPVGVSTFADYMIYDYTKLEIFVYSIIAFTAALIILYVYSWINTYFITGRPVKK, encoded by the coding sequence TCAACATGGTTTCCCGTTGTTCTGGGAACATTATCTGTTTCACTTGCGTTTTTTATCATATACCTTGTTTTTCACAACGTATTAATTTTTAACATAGGAAAAATAATATATTTTATCGTCCTGATATTTTTTGCTTTTGTATTTGCCTCATGGATTTACAGATATATAAAAAATAAAAAACTTATAAAAGAGGATTATAATGACATGACAAAGTTAAGCTTTCTGGCATTTCTGGGCATATTTTATTATGCCTTTGCCTTTTTCTATGTCGCATATGTAGGGGTAAACGCATTTGTGGCATACCTGTTTTATTATCTTCTTTTCCTCTTTTATATTCTGGTACTGGTTATCAATATAATACTTAATTATAATTTATATACAAATAAGTATAGCTTTGACAGGATAACGTATGCTATTCTTGTTCCAAACGTTGTTATGAGTGCAAATATAATACTTACATCCATTATGTTAACTCCACCAATGTCCGGGTACTATAACACAACAATTCTGCGTACAGTTTATTTTATGGTTATGGTTGCATTTGGGATATCCTTTTTCCAGTTTCTTTTTGTTGGGATTTCAGCATATATTTCACATATAAGCAATAAGCCAAATTATCTTCAGACCGTTCCAGCAGCAATGATTCCTGTGGGAGCTTCAAGCATGCTAATAATAAATATTATGTTCATGCCCCAGTTTAATTACATAGGAATTTTCAACGTCCCACTAAACCTTGCAATAGACATTTCCGTTATATTATGGGGATTCGATTTATTTCTCTTCCTTGTTTCCGGCGCTATAGCGATTACCCACATAAAGAAGAGGCAATCCATGACTGTATGGGCTTATGTTTTCCCTGTTGGTGTATCCACATTCGCAGATTACATGATTTACGACTACACGAAACTGGAAATTTTTGTGTATTCAATAATTGCATTTACCGCAGCCCTTATAATTTTATATGTATATTCCTGGATTAATACATATTTTATAACAGGCAGGCCGGTTAAAAAATAA